The nucleotide sequence AATTCTGTCTGCCCATTCTTCCAGCGAATCTGCATCCCTGTCATGCACCAGACCGGAGTTTGTGCTTAAGAAGCTCCTCCAGTCATAAAACTCCCAGTGTGCGGTTTCTCCAGGCAGCTGCACGCGTGTCTCAACGAGCGGCTTAGGGTGAATGGTATTTTGGGAATGCTCGGCTGCAGCAAGAAACTCATTCCGATCAAGCGGTGCCGTCTGATAGATCTGGGATGAGTGTTTTCCGTTCGGGCGGTGGTAGGTGACCTTGACCCCTTCACCCGCAGGCTCCGCTGAGATTTCTGCACCCGGAAAATACTCTTTCAATCGTGCATTTGTAAACTGTTCGTCATCCGTGTCTATTAAAATCGGCATGAGCCACTGATCCCCGAGATCACACAGGAAGCGTCTTCCATTTTGATCGCGTGCTATAACCGCACCGTGGTCCAGGCCAATCGGATACGCTTCAACTCCCGCCCTGTCGAATTCATCAAGAAGCCAGATGGACAAATCAAAGCAATTGCCTGAGATGCCGTACTGCTCCCTGTGCTCTTTCATCTCTGAAAGGGATCGCTGTTTTTTCCGGCCTGCTCTCCTGTGGTGCCAGACCTTGGTGAGTGTTTCCATCGGAAAATCGTCAAATTTTCTCCATACTTGTATGATTTCGTTCGGTGCTTTCATTTTTTCCCTCCTAAAAAAGAACCAGGCTGCCCTGGTTCTTGGATGTCTCAATTGACAAATTTCTCTTTTTCTCTCCAAAATTCCTTCCTCAGATGCACTTTTTGAATTTTTCCTGAGGCGGTTTTAGGCAGCTCGTCTGCAAATATGACTCTTGTAGGAGCCTTGAAGTGAGCCAGTTTGCTGCGTGAGAAGGCAATCAGTTCTTCTTCACTTGTGAGAAGCCCTTCTTTAATGACGACGATGGCAAGCGGCGTTTCTCCCCACTTTTCGTGAGGCACGGAGATAACGGCAGCTTCCTGCACTGCAGGATGATCATATAAGACTCCTTCAACTTCAATCGACGAAATGTTTTCGCCTCCGCTTATAATAATATCTTTTTTCCTGTCGGCAATTTCAATATTTCCTTCTTCATCAACCACTGCCATATCCCCTGTAAAATACCAGCCGTCCCGGATGACTTCCGCCGTTCCTTCCGGGTTGTTCCAGTACCCTTCCATAACGCCGTTTCCGCGGACTGCCACTTCCCCGATCACGCGGCCATTGTGCTGCACTTCTTCACCGGTTTCGGTGAAAACACGCACGTCACTGCCTATAAACGAATAGCCTGCTTTTGCTTTTAAACGGTATTTTGCTTCAGGCTCCAAGTGCTTTTGAGTATCCCGGATGATGGACGTCGTAATGAGAGGGGAAGCCTCAGTCATGCCATACACCTGGATAAATTCCCACTGCATCTCTTCTTCCACTCTTTTGACAAAAGCAGGAGGAGGGGCAGAGCCTGCGACAACAATTCTCATTTCCTGCCGCGGTTTTTCATAGCCATGGGCATCTGCATATTGCAAAAGACTGTTTAAGACCGTCGGTGCCATATGCATGACCGTTACACCATAGGCATTGATCTTTTTAAAGATGTCTGCAGGCTGTACTTTCCGCAGGCAAACCTGTACTGCCCCATTTGCCGTGTAGTAAAAAGGAGATCCCCACCCGTTTACATGAAACATCGGGAGCACGTGCAGCAGCACATCTCTGTCAGATACTCTTAGATGATGCATAGAGGTCAGCGCATGCAGGTAATTACTGCGGTGAGTCAGCATGACACCTTTAGGTTTGCCGGTCGTTCCGCTTGTATATAAAAGAGTGGCGAGGTCCTCTTCATCCATTTCCGGACGGCCGATATCACTGCTTTCGTAGTAACTGAGCCATTCCTCATAAGCAAACGTATCGTCATTCCCCGTTTCAAGCCCGTGGACAAGAATGGATTTAACCGTTTTCAATTGGTCCCGCACCGGCTCTATTTGAGCATATAATTCTTGATCAACAAATAATACTTTTGTTTCACTGTGATTTAAAATGTACACATAATCATCCGGAATCAGCCGTGTATTCAGAGGCACCATCACAGCCCCAAGCTGAAGGACTCCATAAAAACCCTCATACATCTCAGATGAATTCGGCGCAAGATACGCCACACGGTCCCCTTTTTGCACCCCTAAATCTGCAAGTCCCCGTGAAAGCCGGTTTACCCTTTCTCCAACCTGTGCATATGTAAATTCTTTCCCATCATCAATGATGGCTGTCTTCTCCCCATATAGCTTTACAGCCCGATCCAAAAAATCTGTCAGCAGCAAAGGCACCTTCATCGTCCGCATCCCCTTTGTCTAAATATTCACTATTTTACACTGCTAGTATACCACAAGTACTAAAATGTGTTATATAACAAGGGTTCAGCCTCAATCAAAATCGAAAGAAAATCCATCATCCTGACTAATATCACAAAAATTCCTTTCAAATTGATTTCACTCCACACAATTTCCTAAAATGCCGTCCCTCCGTGCCGATACAAAAGAAGGATAAGTTTTTTTATAAACATGTTATTTTAGAGACGTTTATGGGTATACAATCTTGGTCATTATGAAACCTTAAGGAGCTGCACCATGTTCATCAGAATTTTAAAATCCTACGATTATTCTTTGATTGCCGCTGTATTTGCTCTGAGTGCTTTCGGCCTTGTCATGGTATACAGCTCAAGTATGATTACATCCATCCTGCGGTACGAGGTAACGAGCAGCTATTTCTTTCAAAAGCAGAGTCTGTCCCTTTTGATCGGAATAGCGGCGTTTATTGTCATTGCACTCTTGCCATATAAGCTGTTTCTTCAGAAAAGGATCATCAAACTTTTATTTTATGGGACCATCGGGTCTTTGCTCGTTGTTTTTGTTTTCGGCCATACGGCCGGCAATGCCCAGAGCTGGATCAAGCTTGGAGGAATGGCCATTCAGCCTGCTGAATTTGCCAAGATGTGGGTCATCATTTACCTGTCAGCCCTGCTTGCTAAAAAACAGCGGTACATGGATGATTTCGGTCATGCCATTCTGCCTCCCGTCATTTTTGTCGTAATTGTATTTGTGCTTATCCTGATTCAGCCTGATTTCGGGACGGCTCTGATCCTTCTGCTGAACGCATTCATTGTTCTTCTGTGCTCGGGAATGACGCTTAGGAGTTTTATAAGACTATTTGTATTTTCCATTGCGGCTGCAGGTCTCGGCCTTTTGCTTTTATTTGTGTCGGATAAACTGGCAGACGTGTTTTCACCCGAGAGGATCTCAAGGTTTACTGGGTTTATGGATCCTTTTGAAAATATGGCCGATTCCGGCTATCAGCTTGTCAGCTCCTATTTTGCCATCAGCAGCGGAGGTGTTGCGGGGCTTGGTCTAGGAAACAGCATTCAAAAATACGGGTATCTCCCAGAAAGCCATACTGACTTCATCATGGCGGTCATCAGTGAAGAGTTAGGGATAACAGGGGTCCTGATCGTTATTGGACTTCTTGCTTTTATTGTTTTAAAAGGATTTTTCATAAGCAGATCGTGCAAAGATCCATTCGGTTCGCTGCTTGCCATCGGCATTTCTTCTATGATTGGCATTCAGTCTGTCATTAACCTCGGTGCCGTTGCAGGGCTTCTGCCGATAACCGGCGTGACTCTGCCTTTTGTCAGCTATGGGGGTTCATCCCTTATTCTGCTTTGCATAGCTGCCGGAATGCTTGTGAATATTTCCATGATGAATACATTTAAGGAGACGTACCAAAAAGAGAATAAAGCGGCAGCTTAACCTGAAATGCGGAACCGCCCGTTTAGACCCGGCAGTCAGATAAGAAATCACACGAAAAGTCCGATTTTGACTTTTTGGGGGATTTTGTTCTGACAGAGGGGCTGGGGGGTGAAGCTGGACACCATGAAATGCGGAACCGCCCGTTTAGACCATCAAAAAAAAGCCAGATCCTCAATGGATCTGGCTTTTCCTGTTAACTCGTCCGATTTGTCATTCTTTTGCGCACAAACCAAATGATTACCGCAACAGCTGCGACTCCGAGCACAGCGTAGATTACGGATGAATAAACACCTACGTACTCATTAATCTTCGGCCATGCTTCGCCTAGGGAAGCTCCAAGCAGCACAAGGGCTATGTTCCAGATCAGGGTTCCGGCAGTCGTGAAAATCAGGAACTTTACAAAATTCATATTGGACATCCCGGCCGGAATAGAAATAAGGCTTCGGAGCAGCGGAACCATCCGGCAGAAAAAGACGGTCCAAATCCCGTATTTGTCAAACCAGGCATCAGCCCGGTGCACATCTTTTTTCTTTACCCGAAGAATATGCCCCCACTTGTCGATGATTTTTTCAAGGCGCTCAACGTCAAGCTGAAGGCCGATCCAGAACAGGATGACCGCACCGACCACAGATCCTGCTGTGGCAGCAAGGATGACACCCGGAATCGTCAAATCCGAATTGGTTGTCATAAATCCTCCAAAAGGCAAAACAACCTCAGAAGGAATGGGAGGGAAAATATTTTCAAGTGCAATCATCAAAAATATGCCAAAATATCCGTACTGCTCCATAAAATCTGTAATCCAGTTTTCCAAAGCGGCGGCTCCTCTCGTGAAGCTTTTTTGGTAAAATTCTTCCCTGTGCATCATCTTTTAAAACGTCAGAACAAAAGCGCAAGCGCCAAGGCCCGCTCCGATAGGCAGAAAAGTCCGGGTTTGACTTTTTTGACGGATTTGTTCTGACAGAGGATCTAGGCGCTGGAGCTGGACGAGGATAACATTATTATATTATCCACAACCTTATACTCTATAATTTCCTTAACGATTAGAAAAATGGCACCTCTATAAAGAGATGCCGTTTTTTCAGTCAACCTGCTCAAAACCAATTGATTTCAGCGCAAGATGGAGGCTTGAATACGATTCTGTTCCTTTGAAATCAAGTCCCAGGCTAGTCATCGTCTGGGCAATCTCAGGGCGGATCCCGCTGAGTTTTGTATCAACACCAAGAAGTGAGAGGGCATCGAGCACTTTGAAGATTTGATTGGCAACCATTGTATCGATAACCGGAACACCTGATAAATCAATGATCAAATATTCATAGCCGCACTCAGCGCTCTTTGTTAAAGCAACGTCCATTAACACCTGGGCACGCTGTGTATCAAGATCTCCTATCAGCGGAAGAACGCCTGTTTTTTCAGAAACATTCACAATCGGCACAGATAATTCATCTACCGCACTTTTGGCCGAATCAATGTTGGCTGAATAGCTTTTCATGTAAAAGACGCTGATTAAATGAATAGCGTGGTCCACTACGTAATCAAACGCTGAAAGCAGCAAATAAAACTCATCTAAAGATAGATTGTCTGCAGAAGCCTGATCCTTGATCATTTCTCCGATAAGATCTCTGTAGAATCTGATTTCCTCAACAGCAAGATCAAGGGGAAACTGAATCATAACCAGAAGATTAGCCGTCTCTCTTCCCCAATTATTAATCAGACCAACCGCATTCTCTTTTGGAAGTGTTAACGCTTCTGCATAAACATCAATCAGCTTGTTTCTCCACTCCGCCAGTTCAGCAGTATTCGATTGAATGCTGTTTGGGTATTGGATCGTTCTTTCTTTTTTAATGGCATTTATTAAGGTTTGTTTTTCATCTATAACTTTTTCATTTATTTTTTTAAGGGTCTCTTGTAAATTGTTTTTCGTTTGCATGGTTCTCCTTTCCAAAACAATGTTCTTTTTATAAGGATAGTACGTTTCAGTAAGAATCTCAAACCATTTATGCCAATTGGCTTTAAAAAATATTACCATCTAAGGCATATCCCTGCGTATTCGTGTAACGCAAAAAACACTCGATCACGAGTGTTTTTTGTCATGTCTTATTTTTTAACCGGTATCCAAATTTCTGAATAATAGTCGCTGCTGTATGCATCACCTTCGGTATAAACTTCAAGATCCGGGGTTCCTGCATGTTCATACCCGCTAGCCGGAAACCACTCTGAATAGATTTTTTTCCACGCCTCCTGCATCGCACCTGGCATCGCGCCTCTTACTTCAAAGATCACCCATTTTGAAGCAGGGACGGCCGCTGAAGCGAGTCCTTCCGGCGTTTCGCCGCTGTAGCTGCACGCCGCCCAATACGTCATCATACTGTCAGGACCCGGTTCACATATTCCCATGATTCCTTTCACACCGCCGTTATTCAGCGCAAGCAGCCTGTCATTCGTTCCGTTCTCATGAATGTCTTTCCACAATTGCGGAATCCCGATCAGATTCTCCCCATTTACACAGGAAAAGCTTCTCTTTACTCCAATCACAGGAAAACTCTCTCTTTCTTCCACTCTGTACTTCATCGGATCTGCTCCTTTCAAACTCACCTGAATCACCAGGCGGCTGTAGCTTGTAAAACGGCATGAGGCTTTTTTAGCTTCGCTCGGAGAAATTTTGTGCTGTCTTCTGAAAGCCTTCGCAAACGATTCAGGAGTGTCATAGCCATATTTCAAAGCAAGATCAATGACTTTTGCGCTGCCATGCGCAAGGTCATGCGCTGCGAAAGTCAGCCTTCTCCTCCGAATATACTCGCCGACTGTTGAATCTGTCAAAATGGCAAACGTCCGCTGAAAATGAAAGACTGACGCATTGGCGGCAGCCGCAATATCTTCAATGGCAAGCTCTTCAAGCATATGGTCTTCCATGTAATTAATCGCGTTTTGAATCGACTCTATCCATGATGGCATATGACTCACCTCCTGACTTTATTTTACAGGCATCCAGCTGCAGCTTCCTGTCTTTTTCTGCTTTTAGATGACAGGTTAAAGGTGCTTCGTGCAGTTGTACAGCTCACAGGACCAGCCCATTTCCCCTTTAATCAGGGTAGAAACAGAGGTATTATTCAGAGCTTCCTTCATCTCAAACTGAGGGACGAGCTGTTTAAGAAAGTGGGCTATGAAGAGGCCGTGACTGACGATCAGAATGTTCTTATCAGGGTGTTCATTCAGCAGGTCTTCCAAAAACTCTTTGCCTCTTTTTATGACAGCATCGGTCTTTTCAATGCCAAGATCAAGACCGCGCCATCCCTCTCCCCACTTTTCCAGACGTTCAGCTTCGGTCGTTCCTTCAATGAGTCCCCCATTTACTTCAACTAAACGATCATCAAATATAATCGGCAGATCCCCAAGCTTTACTGAGACACATTCTGCTGTCTGCCTTGCTCTTTTCAGCGGGCTTGCATAGATCAGATCCCATTCTTCTTCACCCAGTCTGTCTGCAAGCTTCTGCGCTTCTTCCATGCCATTTTCATCAAGCGGAATATCTGAGCTGCCCTGAGCTCTTCTTTCAACATTCCAAGCGGTTCTCCCGTGGCGTATAATTCCTATTTGTGTCATTTACGTCCAGCCCCTTTGTAAAAATGTGGACAAAATCTCTAAATCTCTCATTTATCCGTCTATGAATATGATACTCTAAAAAAGAGGTGAATACGATGAAAAACAAGCCGGTCTATGTGGAAATTCCTATAGAAGCGGATATGAATAAACTATGGGACGCCACGCAGTCTCCCGACTTGCATGCACGATGGGATCTCCGGTTTTCCTCTATTACATATCTTCCTAAAAAAGAAGAAAGCGAGCCCCAGCATTTCAAGTACAAAACCAATATTGGTTTTGGCATGAGCATAGAAGGATTCGGAAAAAGCGCCGGGGAATTTCACGCCGGAGACGGGTCGAGAACCTCCTCCCTGCATTTTGGAACGGATCAGAAACGGTCTTTGATCAGGGAAGGTAGAGGTTATTGGAAATACAAGCCAAATCAAGAAAACATCACATTTTTGACCCAATATGACTATGATGTCAGATTTGGCAAAGCCGGAACTTTTTTTGACAAAATGTTGTTCAGACCGATGATCGGCTGGGCAACCGCATTAAGCTTTGATGTGTTAAGAAGGTGGCTGGTAAAAGGGGAGGCTCCTGAGAGCCAGTACCTCCGTTTTTTCAGCGTCTGGGTGATTTCGTTCCTTTTCTTCTTTGTCTGGACATACCACGGGGCTGTCCCAAAGCTGTTCTTCCAGCACCCTGAAGAAATCGGAATGGCTGAAAAGCTGCTGGAGATGCCATTTAAGGAAGCAGCCCGGTTAACTGCAGGTATTGGAATCGCTGAAATCTTATTTGGATGCCTGTGGCTGTTCCCGCTTAAAAAGAGATGGCTGTTCGGGATCCAGCTTCTTGCTTTCCCGATGCTTGCTCTGTCTGCCGCTCTAGCAGACCCGGGTGTCCTTACTCATCCTTTTACACCAATTACATTTAATGCAGCGCTTTTTGTCCTGTCGGGAATCGGCTTTTTTCAAAGCAGAGACGTGCCTTCAGCAAAGAGCTGCAATCGAAAAAGATAAGGAGAAACAGATGGCCATTTATCAGCAAGTATTAGGAGAAGACTATCACCGTCTGCACCCTGCTCTAAAGCAAAGATATCAGTTTCCGTTCAGGGGGAGCGGGATGATGCATCAAATAACAGGGGGCCCGAAATGGCTGTATCCGCTCTTCTTAGGCGGAGTCGCATACAAGCTTCTTTTTCCTGAAAAAGGAGAGAACATTCCGTTTACGATTGTGAATTCTATGAGAACCGGCACGGGCGGTGAACAGCAGGTTCATTGGGAGAGAGTGTTTTATTTCCCAGGCAAAAAGAGGTGGTTTAACGCTTTGATGAGCCTGGACGGTGAACGGAACGTCATCAAAGATTACTTGGGCGAACCGGGCCTGTTTTACTCTGATTTAACGTTTCATGTTACGGACTGCGGAAACCTCAGGATTGAGTCCGGAAATCAAAGGCTTGTCATCGGAAAGCTTGAGATACCCCTGCCTAAGATCCTGCAGGGTCTGGCATCTGTTACTGAATCGTTCGATGAAACGAAAGGGATCTTTACCATCCGGGTAGAAGTGACAAATCCGCTGATCGGTCCTGTATTTTCCTATGAAGGAGAGTTTGTTTCTGATGAACGTTTATAAATCTGCCTTATTATGCGGCTTGATGTTTTTGCTGGCAGCCGCTTTTCACGAAGGGCCCTGGTATTATCTGCTTCTTACTGCAGCCCAGCTTGTCTACGTCCCCCTCGTCCTCCAGCTTGTCATGCAAAAAGAGGACTGGTTTTACAAACTTTATAAATGGATCGCACCTTTCGGGTTTGGCTCCGTTCTTCTCCTGCATATTCTGGGTCCGTCACCGGCTGATCCAATCCTTGCAGGTATTTATCTGCTTTTTACCGTCCTTGTCGCAAGTTACGGCATTACGCGTTTTCTAAAAAGGGGATTTGTCCGGTTTGAGGAGTTTTCCATCGACATGGGCCTGATTTCATTAATGATCGGGGGCGGATGGTTTTTTGCCCATATTGCTGGAATTGAAACGGGATTCTCTCCAATCATCACGTGGCTAACGGGCATTCATTTTCACTACTCTTCCTTTTTGCTTCCGATTTTTGCAGGATTTCTCGGAAGAATTTTAAAAGGGACAGTTTACCGGGCTGCAGTCAGTATCCTGATTATTTCACCTGGCATCGTGGCTGCAGGCATTGCTTTTTCAGTATGGCTGGAGCTTTTTTCAGTAGTTCTATACATCACCGGAATTTATGCGCTTATCTGGCTTTCTTTTAAAGCAGACATTCCAGGTGGTAAATGGCTCATTCGCCTCTCCTTCCTATCTCTTGGAATCACCATCCCGTTTTCTCTTGCATACGCATCAGGCAATGCTTTCGGCGAATATGCCGTTTCCATAGACTTCATGCTGAAGTTTCATGGCGTGTTAAATGGGGGGGGCTTTGCATTGGCTGGAGTGATCGGTTGGCATGTATTTAAGCCTGCACCTGCAGCGCTGCCTTCCTTCCCTGTAAGCAAAATACGCGGAAGACAGCATGTGGCGGATCTCGCTGCTGAAGCTCAGATTCATCAGGGGCTTGTTGATGATATGAAAATCTACGGGACTGGCCCTATTTCTGAAACCATAGTTGACTTTTATGAGCATACGAAAGAATACAGCTTGTTTGCTGAAGTGCACTGGCATGGCTGGTTTAAGCCATTTGCATTTGTCTATCGTCTAATCAGCAGCCGCACAGAACAAATCCATTTGCCGCTTTCCTCTGACCCAAAAGAAATGACCGGCGGTATTTATACGGTAAAAGAGGGCCTTGACGGGAGAAAATCTGT is from Bacillus sp. FSL H8-0547 and encodes:
- a CDS encoding DedA family protein — protein: MENWITDFMEQYGYFGIFLMIALENIFPPIPSEVVLPFGGFMTTNSDLTIPGVILAATAGSVVGAVILFWIGLQLDVERLEKIIDKWGHILRVKKKDVHRADAWFDKYGIWTVFFCRMVPLLRSLISIPAGMSNMNFVKFLIFTTAGTLIWNIALVLLGASLGEAWPKINEYVGVYSSVIYAVLGVAAVAVIIWFVRKRMTNRTS
- a CDS encoding YndJ family protein, producing MNVYKSALLCGLMFLLAAAFHEGPWYYLLLTAAQLVYVPLVLQLVMQKEDWFYKLYKWIAPFGFGSVLLLHILGPSPADPILAGIYLLFTVLVASYGITRFLKRGFVRFEEFSIDMGLISLMIGGGWFFAHIAGIETGFSPIITWLTGIHFHYSSFLLPIFAGFLGRILKGTVYRAAVSILIISPGIVAAGIAFSVWLELFSVVLYITGIYALIWLSFKADIPGGKWLIRLSFLSLGITIPFSLAYASGNAFGEYAVSIDFMLKFHGVLNGGGFALAGVIGWHVFKPAPAALPSFPVSKIRGRQHVADLAAEAQIHQGLVDDMKIYGTGPISETIVDFYEHTKEYSLFAEVHWHGWFKPFAFVYRLISSRTEQIHLPLSSDPKEMTGGIYTVKEGLDGRKSVRAWHRQIDGKTVFLALYSYHQKDGETYMNIALPLPGCSMIGILELHKTLDALLLTSRKQNPSSDAGIYLAWKDHLFKLPLDEVFRVEETEKGKLAAIHQMKIARLPFLTIRYNISKNEGSF
- a CDS encoding DoxX-like family protein; its protein translation is MKNKPVYVEIPIEADMNKLWDATQSPDLHARWDLRFSSITYLPKKEESEPQHFKYKTNIGFGMSIEGFGKSAGEFHAGDGSRTSSLHFGTDQKRSLIREGRGYWKYKPNQENITFLTQYDYDVRFGKAGTFFDKMLFRPMIGWATALSFDVLRRWLVKGEAPESQYLRFFSVWVISFLFFFVWTYHGAVPKLFFQHPEEIGMAEKLLEMPFKEAARLTAGIGIAEILFGCLWLFPLKKRWLFGIQLLAFPMLALSAALADPGVLTHPFTPITFNAALFVLSGIGFFQSRDVPSAKSCNRKR
- a CDS encoding histidine phosphatase family protein, whose protein sequence is MTQIGIIRHGRTAWNVERRAQGSSDIPLDENGMEEAQKLADRLGEEEWDLIYASPLKRARQTAECVSVKLGDLPIIFDDRLVEVNGGLIEGTTEAERLEKWGEGWRGLDLGIEKTDAVIKRGKEFLEDLLNEHPDKNILIVSHGLFIAHFLKQLVPQFEMKEALNNTSVSTLIKGEMGWSCELYNCTKHL
- the ftsW gene encoding putative lipid II flippase FtsW; this encodes MFIRILKSYDYSLIAAVFALSAFGLVMVYSSSMITSILRYEVTSSYFFQKQSLSLLIGIAAFIVIALLPYKLFLQKRIIKLLFYGTIGSLLVVFVFGHTAGNAQSWIKLGGMAIQPAEFAKMWVIIYLSALLAKKQRYMDDFGHAILPPVIFVVIVFVLILIQPDFGTALILLLNAFIVLLCSGMTLRSFIRLFVFSIAAAGLGLLLLFVSDKLADVFSPERISRFTGFMDPFENMADSGYQLVSSYFAISSGGVAGLGLGNSIQKYGYLPESHTDFIMAVISEELGITGVLIVIGLLAFIVLKGFFISRSCKDPFGSLLAIGISSMIGIQSVINLGAVAGLLPITGVTLPFVSYGGSSLILLCIAAGMLVNISMMNTFKETYQKENKAAA
- a CDS encoding STAS domain-containing protein; this translates as MVIFFKANWHKWFEILTETYYPYKKNIVLERRTMQTKNNLQETLKKINEKVIDEKQTLINAIKKERTIQYPNSIQSNTAELAEWRNKLIDVYAEALTLPKENAVGLINNWGRETANLLVMIQFPLDLAVEEIRFYRDLIGEMIKDQASADNLSLDEFYLLLSAFDYVVDHAIHLISVFYMKSYSANIDSAKSAVDELSVPIVNVSEKTGVLPLIGDLDTQRAQVLMDVALTKSAECGYEYLIIDLSGVPVIDTMVANQIFKVLDALSLLGVDTKLSGIRPEIAQTMTSLGLDFKGTESYSSLHLALKSIGFEQVD
- a CDS encoding DUF4166 domain-containing protein, with protein sequence MAIYQQVLGEDYHRLHPALKQRYQFPFRGSGMMHQITGGPKWLYPLFLGGVAYKLLFPEKGENIPFTIVNSMRTGTGGEQQVHWERVFYFPGKKRWFNALMSLDGERNVIKDYLGEPGLFYSDLTFHVTDCGNLRIESGNQRLVIGKLEIPLPKILQGLASVTESFDETKGIFTIRVEVTNPLIGPVFSYEGEFVSDERL
- a CDS encoding AraC family transcriptional regulator, which translates into the protein MPSWIESIQNAINYMEDHMLEELAIEDIAAAANASVFHFQRTFAILTDSTVGEYIRRRRLTFAAHDLAHGSAKVIDLALKYGYDTPESFAKAFRRQHKISPSEAKKASCRFTSYSRLVIQVSLKGADPMKYRVEERESFPVIGVKRSFSCVNGENLIGIPQLWKDIHENGTNDRLLALNNGGVKGIMGICEPGPDSMMTYWAACSYSGETPEGLASAAVPASKWVIFEVRGAMPGAMQEAWKKIYSEWFPASGYEHAGTPDLEVYTEGDAYSSDYYSEIWIPVKK
- a CDS encoding long-chain-fatty-acid--CoA ligase; the protein is MKVPLLLTDFLDRAVKLYGEKTAIIDDGKEFTYAQVGERVNRLSRGLADLGVQKGDRVAYLAPNSSEMYEGFYGVLQLGAVMVPLNTRLIPDDYVYILNHSETKVLFVDQELYAQIEPVRDQLKTVKSILVHGLETGNDDTFAYEEWLSYYESSDIGRPEMDEEDLATLLYTSGTTGKPKGVMLTHRSNYLHALTSMHHLRVSDRDVLLHVLPMFHVNGWGSPFYYTANGAVQVCLRKVQPADIFKKINAYGVTVMHMAPTVLNSLLQYADAHGYEKPRQEMRIVVAGSAPPPAFVKRVEEEMQWEFIQVYGMTEASPLITTSIIRDTQKHLEPEAKYRLKAKAGYSFIGSDVRVFTETGEEVQHNGRVIGEVAVRGNGVMEGYWNNPEGTAEVIRDGWYFTGDMAVVDEEGNIEIADRKKDIIISGGENISSIEVEGVLYDHPAVQEAAVISVPHEKWGETPLAIVVIKEGLLTSEEELIAFSRSKLAHFKAPTRVIFADELPKTASGKIQKVHLRKEFWREKEKFVN